From one Streptomyces sp. R41 genomic stretch:
- a CDS encoding transposase, which yields MTNALVVGRTLLDNIDFLGDQIDALTLRTTKAVEELPCPDPNGASQPGAGADLVAKLVTIPGVGVRTAQMLPAELGPDMTVFPTADHLVSWAKFAPRTVRSGGKNTSGPTGKGNPWIKGAIGEAALSASRSNTFLGARYKRIVKRRGRKRALVAVGHSLLVVIWHLLNEPGTPYTDLGSDYHQHLVDPTRRTGTWSASSRPSATTSPSHRQPDQQLRPTPGQRWAQPASARGDFPFRP from the coding sequence ATGACCAATGCACTTGTGGTCGGCCGGACTTTGCTGGACAACATCGACTTCCTCGGCGACCAGATCGACGCACTGACCCTGCGGACAACCAAGGCCGTCGAGGAGCTGCCGTGCCCTGATCCGAACGGTGCCAGCCAGCCCGGTGCCGGCGCGGACCTGGTGGCGAAGCTGGTCACCATCCCGGGCGTCGGAGTACGGACCGCCCAGATGCTGCCGGCCGAACTCGGCCCGGACATGACCGTCTTCCCCACCGCCGACCATCTCGTCTCGTGGGCGAAGTTCGCACCACGGACCGTGCGGTCCGGAGGCAAGAACACGTCCGGCCCCACCGGCAAGGGCAACCCCTGGATCAAGGGCGCCATCGGCGAGGCCGCGCTGTCCGCCTCCCGGTCCAACACCTTCCTCGGCGCCCGCTACAAACGCATCGTCAAACGCCGCGGCCGCAAGAGAGCCCTGGTCGCCGTCGGCCATTCACTCCTGGTCGTCATCTGGCACCTGCTCAACGAACCCGGGACCCCGTACACCGACCTTGGCTCCGACTACCACCAGCACCTCGTCGATCCCACCCGCCGGACCGGGACCTGGTCCGCCAGCTCAAGGCCCTCGGCCACGACGTCACCCTCGCACCGGCAGCCTGACCAGCAACTCCGTCCAACCCCTGGCCAACGATGGGCGCAGCCTGCCTCGGCGCGGGGAGATTTTCCGTTCAGGCCCTAG
- a CDS encoding PAS domain-containing protein, with amino-acid sequence MPAPPAMQWPGQIHFPARLLDAPAEWEAVMLDALFTQSPAGLAVLDNELRVVRVNTATPAMQGMREQGVVGRSLPGSHHVVEEEAAKTLVREVLDSDVPAHGHILRARPPAHHGQERQYELSVFRLNNSHGGVLGAAITVVDVTDRERARNRLGIRDAVRERVGRTLDVVVTCRELAEVPVPAFADVAVVEVVDSVIRGDDPPPSPLPGGVPLRRAAFRSGAGEHQPEAIRWETYGACPPRPPSARPWPTCCPGPSPWTPAFRGRPPTQPAPGPSTTPARTPSWSFPWPCAAPCSGW; translated from the coding sequence ATGCCCGCTCCTCCCGCCATGCAGTGGCCGGGACAGATCCATTTTCCCGCCCGGTTGCTCGACGCGCCTGCTGAGTGGGAGGCGGTGATGCTGGATGCCCTGTTCACCCAGTCTCCGGCCGGCCTGGCCGTGCTGGACAACGAGCTACGAGTGGTGAGGGTCAACACCGCCACGCCCGCCATGCAGGGCATGCGAGAACAAGGCGTCGTAGGGCGCAGTCTTCCGGGTTCGCACCACGTGGTCGAAGAGGAAGCAGCCAAGACTCTCGTACGCGAAGTACTCGACAGCGATGTTCCGGCACACGGACACATCCTGCGAGCGCGGCCGCCCGCCCATCACGGCCAGGAGCGCCAGTACGAACTCTCGGTGTTTCGTCTGAACAACTCCCATGGCGGGGTACTCGGGGCGGCCATCACCGTCGTGGATGTCACCGACCGGGAAAGGGCCCGCAATCGTCTCGGCATTCGCGATGCGGTGCGGGAACGCGTGGGGCGCACCCTGGACGTGGTGGTGACCTGCCGCGAGCTGGCCGAGGTACCCGTGCCGGCATTCGCCGACGTCGCGGTCGTGGAAGTGGTGGATTCCGTCATACGGGGCGACGATCCTCCGCCCTCACCCCTCCCCGGCGGTGTGCCGCTCCGGCGCGCGGCCTTTCGCAGCGGTGCCGGTGAGCATCAGCCCGAAGCCATCCGGTGGGAGACGTACGGAGCCTGCCCGCCCCGACCCCCTTCAGCCAGGCCCTGGCCGACCTGCTGCCCCGGGCCGTCGCCCTGGACTCCGGCCTTCCGTGGCCGGCCACCGACCCAGCCCGCGCCCGGGCCATCCACGACTCCGGCTCGCACACCCTCCTGGTCGTTCCCCTGGCCCTGCGCGGCGCCGTGTTCGGGCTGGTGA
- a CDS encoding HAD-IC family P-type ATPase translates to MRFFGSRAHVAVRGLRPGDLPEAAATRLAKDVERRLAALPSVDWAVVNTVLGHAVIGTEGPFERETMADVLIEAVEAVEEAHGVAHPLPEHPLSGEPVRRATSATVLHVAAAPLAAMAGLTRRTPIPAGIAALAPLVDAHPRLRSLVEQAVGADNAGMLLASLTALGQAGSGGLAGVGVDTLRHTLRAMEADAEANAWAAAEPRLAGSAAAAAHRTAPEPPLREARLKPGPIERYADQALAVAAASFAGSLLVTRRPGQAAGAALAAIPKAPFVAREGFACAFGRGLARRGIVVADPEALRRLDRIGTVLLDTDALATGSHLLADLVALDEGAPAGELAATAHRLFDGSAPDRVRREGAWVLGPVEHLTLQGRTGKRARERLQGEGARLVLGLADGQRLLAVISVLPEMHDAASAFVPAAQAAGLKVVAAGTHTADAWVREADAVGEGGDRLRESVRALQQDGAGVLLVSHDRHALLAADVGVGIAAPEGTPPWGADLYLDGDPAAAVVIVEACRTARETARRGVRLAQAAAVVGGTAVLAGRARRPAARGVTAFNVAAALGIGVGVWAAVRLLRRPPPLTPSRHPWHAMDPSTVLARTGGSEGGLTAEEARARATTTDERAPTTSLGRAYLSEMANPLTPVLGAGAAMSASVGAILDAVVIVAVTALSGLMGGFQRYRTDRAVAQLRRESAVMATVVRNGEESTAPAEELAVGDVVNLNPGDVVPADGRLLEAHHLEVDESALTGESLPVAKGVAPVLASDLGDRTSMVYEGTTVAAGRGRAVIVATGTATEAGRAAAEGRGGAPSAGVERRLARITRTTLPVALGSAAAVVAAGMLRGRSTRDTVGAGVGLAVASVPEGLPFLVSAAQLASARRLSARGALLRHPRTIEAAGRTDVLCFDKTGTLTQGRISLVAVTADSHSRPLESLEDEQCAVLAAALRATPRPHNGGELEHATDGAVTEGAKEAEVSRTTAAPGWRRTSSLPFEPSRGFHATRGRCGERRILSVKGAPEEVVERCATREGRRLDRQERKAILAAGERLAARGQRILAVAELQDAPGGKLTDEAVDGLDFLGFLALADRVRGTARDAVRRLADAGVHIVMITGDHPGTAESMARELGVLDGRQAVTGAELDDLDDRALDKLLPDVGVVARGTPVHKVRVVQAFQRLGRTVAMTGDGANDAPAIRLADIGIAFGTRATPAARAAADLVVTDDRLETVLDALVEGRAMWASVRQALAILVGGNLGEIAFTLLGAAATGTSPLTARQLLLVNLFTDLAPAMAVALRPPLPETAQRVIHEGPEISLGTALTEEMVCRAVATALGATAGWLAARFTGRAVRARTVALVALVGAQLGQTLLVGGRSTAVVVSSLGSLAALAAVVQTPVLSQFFGCTPLGPIAWSIALSAAAGATVSSLFLPPLIARVRAANPVWRPAASQS, encoded by the coding sequence GTGCGTTTTTTCGGAAGCCGCGCGCATGTCGCTGTACGGGGTCTGCGCCCCGGCGACCTGCCCGAGGCCGCGGCGACGCGGTTGGCCAAGGACGTCGAGCGGCGCCTCGCCGCCCTGCCCTCGGTGGATTGGGCCGTGGTGAACACCGTGCTTGGTCACGCCGTCATCGGCACCGAGGGCCCGTTCGAGAGGGAAACAATGGCGGACGTCCTGATCGAGGCCGTCGAGGCGGTGGAGGAAGCCCACGGTGTCGCGCACCCGCTGCCCGAGCATCCTCTCTCGGGTGAGCCAGTCCGGCGGGCCACCTCGGCCACGGTCCTGCACGTGGCGGCCGCACCCCTGGCAGCGATGGCCGGTCTGACGCGCCGCACACCCATCCCCGCAGGCATCGCGGCCCTCGCCCCGCTCGTCGACGCCCACCCGCGGCTGCGGAGTCTGGTGGAGCAGGCGGTCGGCGCCGACAACGCCGGGATGCTCCTGGCCTCGCTCACCGCGCTGGGGCAGGCGGGCTCCGGTGGACTCGCCGGGGTCGGAGTGGACACCCTCCGGCATACCCTGCGCGCGATGGAGGCCGACGCGGAGGCCAACGCCTGGGCCGCGGCCGAGCCACGTCTCGCAGGCAGCGCGGCGGCAGCGGCCCATCGTACGGCGCCGGAGCCGCCCCTCCGCGAGGCGCGGCTGAAGCCGGGACCGATCGAGCGCTACGCCGATCAGGCACTCGCCGTCGCGGCGGCGTCGTTCGCCGGTTCGCTGCTGGTCACCCGGCGCCCCGGGCAGGCCGCCGGTGCGGCGCTGGCGGCGATCCCGAAGGCGCCGTTCGTTGCGCGCGAGGGCTTCGCCTGCGCCTTCGGCCGGGGCCTGGCCCGCCGGGGAATCGTTGTGGCCGACCCTGAGGCGCTGCGGAGGCTGGACCGGATCGGCACCGTGCTGCTCGACACGGACGCCCTGGCCACCGGTTCCCATCTGCTGGCCGATCTGGTGGCCCTCGACGAAGGCGCGCCCGCGGGTGAACTCGCTGCGACGGCCCACCGCCTATTTGACGGCTCGGCCCCGGATCGTGTGCGGCGGGAGGGGGCGTGGGTGCTGGGGCCGGTCGAGCATCTGACGTTGCAGGGACGTACGGGGAAGCGGGCCCGGGAGCGGCTGCAAGGGGAGGGTGCGCGGCTCGTGCTGGGACTGGCTGACGGACAGCGCTTGCTCGCCGTGATCAGCGTGCTGCCTGAGATGCATGACGCCGCGAGCGCCTTCGTTCCGGCCGCCCAGGCGGCCGGGCTCAAGGTGGTGGCTGCGGGGACGCATACCGCCGACGCGTGGGTGCGGGAGGCCGACGCGGTCGGTGAGGGAGGCGATCGGCTGCGCGAGTCCGTTCGGGCCCTGCAGCAAGACGGCGCCGGCGTGCTGCTGGTCTCGCACGACCGGCACGCACTTCTGGCGGCCGATGTCGGCGTGGGCATCGCTGCCCCTGAGGGGACGCCGCCCTGGGGCGCGGATTTGTACCTGGACGGCGATCCCGCGGCGGCCGTGGTGATCGTGGAGGCCTGCCGTACCGCCCGGGAGACCGCGCGTCGGGGTGTGCGGCTTGCCCAGGCCGCGGCCGTGGTCGGTGGGACGGCGGTGCTGGCGGGGCGGGCGCGGCGGCCGGCTGCCCGGGGCGTGACGGCGTTTAACGTGGCGGCCGCACTGGGGATCGGGGTCGGTGTCTGGGCGGCGGTACGGCTGCTGCGGCGCCCTCCGCCGCTGACCCCGTCGCGGCACCCGTGGCATGCCATGGACCCGTCCACCGTGCTCGCCCGGACCGGTGGCAGCGAGGGCGGACTGACGGCCGAGGAGGCGCGGGCGCGGGCTACGACCACCGACGAGCGGGCGCCGACGACGTCGCTCGGCCGGGCCTACCTGTCAGAGATGGCGAACCCGCTCACGCCCGTCCTCGGCGCCGGGGCGGCCATGTCGGCCTCGGTGGGCGCCATCCTCGACGCCGTCGTTATCGTGGCGGTCACCGCCCTGTCCGGGCTCATGGGCGGTTTCCAGCGGTACCGGACCGACCGCGCGGTCGCCCAGCTGCGGCGGGAGTCGGCCGTCATGGCCACCGTAGTGCGGAACGGGGAGGAGAGCACGGCCCCCGCCGAGGAGCTGGCCGTGGGCGACGTGGTGAACCTGAACCCGGGAGACGTGGTGCCGGCGGACGGCCGCCTGCTGGAGGCCCATCACCTGGAAGTCGATGAATCCGCGCTGACCGGCGAGTCGCTGCCAGTGGCCAAAGGCGTGGCGCCAGTTCTGGCATCGGACCTGGGGGACCGTACGTCCATGGTCTACGAGGGCACCACCGTGGCAGCCGGCCGCGGCCGCGCGGTCATCGTCGCGACCGGAACGGCCACCGAGGCAGGCCGCGCCGCCGCGGAAGGGCGCGGCGGGGCGCCCTCCGCCGGGGTCGAGCGCCGACTGGCCCGAATCACCCGAACCACGCTGCCGGTTGCCCTCGGTTCGGCCGCTGCCGTGGTCGCGGCGGGCATGCTGCGCGGACGCTCCACCCGGGACACGGTCGGGGCGGGCGTGGGGCTGGCCGTGGCCAGCGTGCCCGAAGGACTGCCGTTTTTGGTCTCGGCCGCCCAACTCGCCTCCGCCCGAAGACTTTCTGCACGCGGAGCCCTTCTCAGGCACCCCCGCACCATCGAGGCGGCCGGCCGAACCGATGTCCTGTGCTTCGACAAGACGGGAACCCTCACCCAAGGGCGGATCTCCCTCGTCGCCGTCACCGCTGACAGCCACAGCCGTCCCCTCGAATCGCTCGAGGACGAGCAGTGCGCCGTCCTCGCAGCGGCACTGCGGGCGACACCACGCCCGCACAACGGGGGGGAACTGGAACACGCCACCGACGGCGCGGTCACCGAAGGCGCAAAGGAGGCGGAAGTGAGCCGGACCACGGCCGCACCGGGTTGGCGGCGCACCTCCAGCCTCCCGTTCGAACCGAGCCGTGGCTTCCACGCGACCCGGGGCCGCTGCGGCGAGCGTCGGATCCTGTCGGTAAAGGGGGCACCGGAGGAGGTCGTGGAGCGCTGCGCCACCCGCGAGGGCCGACGCCTGGACCGGCAGGAGCGGAAGGCCATCCTCGCAGCGGGCGAGAGGCTGGCGGCCAGGGGCCAACGGATCCTCGCGGTCGCCGAACTCCAGGACGCGCCCGGCGGCAAGCTCACTGACGAGGCGGTGGACGGCCTCGACTTCCTTGGCTTCCTTGCATTGGCCGACCGGGTGCGCGGCACCGCCCGCGACGCGGTACGCCGACTCGCAGACGCCGGGGTGCACATCGTGATGATCACAGGAGACCACCCGGGCACCGCCGAGTCGATGGCCCGCGAGCTGGGCGTCCTGGACGGCAGACAGGCGGTGACCGGAGCCGAACTGGACGACCTGGACGACCGCGCCCTCGACAAACTGCTGCCCGACGTAGGCGTCGTCGCCCGCGGCACCCCCGTGCACAAGGTCCGCGTGGTACAGGCGTTCCAACGCCTGGGCCGCACGGTCGCGATGACCGGCGACGGCGCCAATGACGCCCCCGCCATCCGGCTCGCCGACATCGGAATCGCGTTCGGTACCCGGGCCACCCCGGCCGCGCGCGCGGCGGCCGACCTCGTCGTCACGGACGACCGGCTGGAGACAGTGCTCGACGCGCTCGTGGAAGGCCGCGCGATGTGGGCCTCCGTACGTCAGGCCCTGGCGATCCTCGTCGGCGGCAATCTCGGCGAGATCGCCTTCACCCTCCTCGGCGCGGCCGCCACCGGGACCTCGCCCCTGACGGCCCGCCAGCTCCTGCTCGTCAACCTCTTCACCGACCTCGCCCCAGCCATGGCCGTCGCCCTGCGCCCGCCGCTGCCCGAGACCGCACAGCGCGTGATCCACGAGGGACCCGAGATCTCGCTCGGCACGGCGCTGACCGAGGAGATGGTGTGCCGCGCGGTGGCCACCGCACTGGGCGCCACGGCCGGCTGGCTCGCCGCGCGGTTCACCGGCCGTGCCGTCCGCGCCCGCACCGTTGCCCTGGTTGCGCTCGTGGGCGCCCAGCTCGGCCAGACCCTTCTGGTCGGGGGCCGCAGCACAGCAGTCGTCGTATCCTCCCTCGGCTCCCTGGCCGCACTGGCGGCCGTCGTCCAAACCCCGGTCCTCAGCCAGTTCTTCGGCTGCACGCCCCTCGGCCCCATCGCCTGGAGCATCGCCCTGTCCGCCGCGGCGGGGGCGACGGTGAGCTCACTGTTCCTCCCGCCACTGATCGCTCGCGTGCGCGCAGCGAATCCCGTATGGCGACCGGCCGCGTCTCAGTCGTAG